GGGTGATCATCTACATGCCGATGATCCCCGAGGCGGCGATGGCGATGCTGGCGTGCGCCCGAATCGGCGCAATTCATTCGGTGGTTTTTGGCGGTTTTGCCGCTGCAGAACTGGCGACCAGGATCAATGATGCTACGCCAAAAGCAATCATTGCGGCCTCTTGCGGCATCGAGCCAGGGAGGGTCATTGCCTACAAGCCCTTGATCGACGCGGCTATCGAACAGGCCTCACACAAGATTGATACCTGCCTCGTGATTCAAAGAGAACAGGCCCTCGCAACTCTGCAGGAGGGCCGGGATCATGATCTGGGTGCTCTGATGAAAGAGGAACTTGCAGAAGGCCGTGAAGTCGAATGCGTTTCCGTCACTGCGACGGACCCGCTCTATGTTCTCTACACGTCGGGAACCACAGGCCAGCCCAAGGGCGTGGTCCGCGACAACGGCGGCCATATGGTTGCCTTGAAGTGGTCGATGTCGAACCTCTATGGCATCGAGCCGGGCGAGGTCTTCTGGGCGGCATCAGACGTCGGATGGGTCGTTGGTCACTCTTACATCGTCTATGGCCCGCTATTGCATGGCTGCACCACAATCATGTTCGAAGGCAAGCCGGTCGGGACACCCGATGCCGGTGTTTTCTGGCGTGTGATCTCGGAGCATTCCGTGGTCTCGCTGTTCACCGCTCCGACGGCCTTCCGCGCCATTCGCAAGGAAGATCCTGAGGGCAAATTGATCGGTGACTACGACTTGTCGCAGTTCAGATCGTTGTTCCTCGCGGGTGAGCGTGCAGATCCCGATACGGTCAACTGGGCGGCTGAGCAGCTTCAGGTGCCTATTGTTGACCATTGGTGGCAGACCGAGTCGGGCTGGTGCATGGTCGGAAATCCGCTCGGTCTCGGGCGATTGCCCGTGAAGCCGGGGTCCCCGACGGTGCCGATGCCGGGCTACGATGTCCAGATACTGGATGACGCCGGACATCCGCTTCCTGCAAATACGCTTGGCAATATCGTTGTGAAATTGCCGATGCCTCCCGGATGTTTGCCGACCCTTTGGAATGCGGAGCAGCGTTTCCACGACGCCTATCTCGCGGAATTCCCTGGCTACTATAAGACCTCGGATGCGGGCATCATCGACGAAGACGGGTATCTGTCGATCATGTCCCGGACGGACGATATCATCAACGTGGCGGGACATCGGCTATCGACCGGTGCCATGGAAGAAGTCCTTGCAACGCATCCGGCCGTCGCGGAATGCGCCGTGATTGGCATCGCGGACAAGCTGAAAGGTCAGCTGCCCTGCGGTTTCGCAGTGTTGAAAG
The genomic region above belongs to Labrenzia sp. CE80 and contains:
- a CDS encoding propionyl-CoA synthetase translates to MTSRYAATYHSWKDDPFGFWKMAASEIDWSVRGAQVFDPDQGQYGRWFPGWECNTCYNCLDRHVERGRRGQPALIYDSPITGKQASYSYEELLDRVKAMAGVLLDQGIQKGDRVIIYMPMIPEAAMAMLACARIGAIHSVVFGGFAAAELATRINDATPKAIIAASCGIEPGRVIAYKPLIDAAIEQASHKIDTCLVIQREQALATLQEGRDHDLGALMKEELAEGREVECVSVTATDPLYVLYTSGTTGQPKGVVRDNGGHMVALKWSMSNLYGIEPGEVFWAASDVGWVVGHSYIVYGPLLHGCTTIMFEGKPVGTPDAGVFWRVISEHSVVSLFTAPTAFRAIRKEDPEGKLIGDYDLSQFRSLFLAGERADPDTVNWAAEQLQVPIVDHWWQTESGWCMVGNPLGLGRLPVKPGSPTVPMPGYDVQILDDAGHPLPANTLGNIVVKLPMPPGCLPTLWNAEQRFHDAYLAEFPGYYKTSDAGIIDEDGYLSIMSRTDDIINVAGHRLSTGAMEEVLATHPAVAECAVIGIADKLKGQLPCGFAVLKAGVEQSHEEIEAELVKLVREKIGPVAAFKLAITVDRLPKTRSGKILRATMRQIADQESYKMPATIDDPAILDEIAEALQEHGIRVPN